A genomic stretch from Shewanella sediminis HAW-EB3 includes:
- the hyaA gene encoding nickel-dependent hydrogenase small subunit — protein sequence MDTHAALYRQGQARLDMLRQLKSRDGQSLTSKMKEHGITRRDFMKWSASVTAMLALPLPFSTLVAEAAELADRVPLIWLHMAECTGCSESLIRTDTPNLDSLIFDHVSLEYHETLMAAAGWQAEENLEHAMEAYKGQYLLAVEGAVPTANNGAYLTVGCKGHTGLEIVKHAAEGAAAIISVGTCAAFGGIQAASPNPTGAKGIHEVVDKTVINLGGCPPSEKNIVGTLMYFIMFGKLPALDMFNRPKWAYGARVHDNCERRGRFDAGEFVEEFGDQGAKEGYCLYKVGCKGPYTYNNCPTERFNHHTSWPVLAGHGCMGCSEPNFWDDMADFEKPLGRQLLHGIDATADTVGAVILGATAVGIGAHAVTSIFAKPLEE from the coding sequence ATGGACACACATGCAGCCCTATATCGACAGGGACAGGCGCGTTTGGATATGCTGCGCCAGCTCAAATCCCGAGACGGACAGTCATTAACTAGCAAAATGAAAGAACATGGCATCACACGCCGTGACTTTATGAAGTGGAGCGCATCTGTAACAGCGATGCTTGCACTTCCCCTTCCATTCAGTACGCTTGTCGCGGAAGCCGCGGAACTTGCCGATAGAGTACCGTTAATCTGGTTACACATGGCCGAGTGCACAGGTTGTTCTGAGTCTTTAATAAGAACCGATACGCCTAATCTGGATTCTCTTATCTTCGATCATGTTTCATTGGAATACCATGAAACCTTGATGGCCGCCGCAGGCTGGCAAGCTGAAGAGAACCTGGAACATGCAATGGAGGCCTACAAAGGCCAATATCTTCTTGCAGTAGAAGGCGCAGTTCCTACAGCAAACAACGGTGCTTACCTAACCGTAGGTTGTAAAGGTCACACTGGCCTTGAAATCGTCAAGCATGCTGCCGAAGGCGCTGCAGCGATTATTTCTGTCGGTACCTGTGCAGCTTTCGGTGGTATTCAAGCAGCCTCGCCTAACCCAACGGGTGCAAAAGGCATACATGAAGTAGTCGACAAGACAGTGATTAACTTGGGTGGTTGTCCTCCAAGTGAGAAGAACATTGTCGGAACACTGATGTATTTCATCATGTTTGGCAAACTTCCTGCTCTCGATATGTTCAATCGTCCTAAATGGGCTTACGGTGCACGTGTACACGATAACTGTGAACGTCGTGGCCGTTTCGATGCAGGTGAGTTCGTCGAAGAGTTTGGTGACCAAGGTGCTAAAGAGGGCTACTGCCTCTATAAGGTAGGTTGTAAGGGTCCTTATACCTATAACAACTGCCCTACCGAAAGATTTAACCATCATACCAGTTGGCCAGTGCTTGCAGGACATGGTTGTATGGGCTGCTCAGAGCCAAATTTCTGGGATGATATGGCTGACTTTGAGAAGCCACTTGGCAGACAACTCCTCCATGGAATTGATGCAACTGCGGACACCGTAGGTGCCGTTATTCTTGGAGCAACTGCAGTGGGTATTGGCGCCCATGCCGTTACCAGCATTTTCGCCAAGCCACTGGAGGAGTAA
- a CDS encoding CBS domain-containing protein: MDSIKVTEYMDRQPVLLTPEMSLAAAVDALLEKKKLGAPVVDASGQLVGFLSQQDCMSVMLKSSYHCDLVANVNDCMRSDVLWVSPDDSVLRLAEQMLGPKPKVYPVVEEGKVIGTINRTDVLNAINKYMQQCYLAPA, translated from the coding sequence ATGGATTCAATCAAAGTTACCGAATATATGGACCGTCAACCCGTGCTGCTTACACCCGAAATGTCGTTGGCTGCTGCGGTCGACGCGTTATTAGAGAAGAAAAAACTAGGAGCACCCGTTGTGGACGCTTCGGGTCAGCTCGTTGGTTTCCTGTCTCAACAGGACTGCATGTCAGTGATGCTAAAAAGCAGTTACCACTGTGACTTAGTGGCTAATGTAAATGACTGCATGCGCAGCGATGTGCTCTGGGTATCGCCAGACGACAGCGTTTTACGACTGGCCGAACAGATGTTGGGGCCTAAACCGAAAGTTTACCCGGTAGTAGAAGAGGGCAAGGTGATTGGCACTATAAATCGCACCGATGTACTTAATGCCATCAATAAGTATATGCAGCAATGCTATCTCGCCCCGGCTTAG